One window of Quercus robur chromosome 5, dhQueRobu3.1, whole genome shotgun sequence genomic DNA carries:
- the LOC126728044 gene encoding uncharacterized protein LOC126728044 has translation MSVARLLAEGANLGPKGAKMDVPPALSFSDEDKIGTIQSHDDALMTTLRIKGYDVKRVMVDQGSAAKIMYPNLYKGLNLRPDDLTAYDSPLVSFDGKTVILKGQIRLPVQAGSKVVEVNFIVVDAYSFYISIVARPWFHALEAFSSTLHQNVKYSSGGRIEEIQLKASELPINGSVEEAKCENLEKVVIGDDPEKFFQVGPQLPPKKKEELVEFLSRNVDLFAWDAYEAPEVDPNFICHHLNVNPSIIPKKQSPQRPSKEHVDVVRDEVMKLKQAGAIKEVFYPE, from the exons ATGTCCGTGGCTCGGCTACTTGCCGAGGGTGCTAATTTAGGGCCAAAGGGGGCTAAGATGGATGTCCCTCCGGCATTGAGTTTCTCGGATGAGGACAAAATTGGGACCATCCAGTCACATGATGACGCTTTAATGACCACGCTTAGGATCAAGGGgtatgacgtgaagagggtaATGGTGGACCAGGGCAGTGCAGCCAAGATCATGTACCCCAActtatacaaggggctgaacttaaGGCCCGACGACTTGACAGCCTACGACTCTCCTTTGGTGAGCTTTGATGGGAAGACTGTCATCTTAAAGGGTCAAATCAGACTACCCGTGCAAGCGGGTTCAAAAGTGGTGGAAGTAAACTTCATCGTGGTGGATGCTTATTCCTTCTACATATCCATTGTAGCCAGACCCTGGTTTCATGCCCTGGAGGCCTTCTCTTCCACTCTGCACCAAAATGTGAAATATTCGTCGGGAGGTCGCATTGAAGAAATC caattaaaagCTTCGGAGTTGCCTATCAATGGATCAGTCgaggaggccaaatgtgaaaATTTAGAAAAGGTTGTTATAGGTGACGATCCGGAGAAATTCTTTCAGGTTGGGCCTCAGTTGCCTCCTAAAAAGAAGGAAGAGCTAGTAGAATTTCTTAGTAGAAATGTTGAtttgtttgcatgggacgcttaTGAAGCCCCGGAGGTGGATCCAAACTTCATCTGTCATCATTTAAATGTTAATCCATCCATCATTCCCAAAAAGCAGTCACCTCAGCGTCCGTCCAAGGAACATGTAGATGTTGTTAGAGATGAGGTGATGAAGCTTAAGcaggcaggggctatcaaggaagttttctaTCCTGAATAG
- the LOC126725672 gene encoding DEAD-box ATP-dependent RNA helicase 15-like isoform X1 — protein MGEVKDNEYEEELVDFEDDDPKALDSASAKPVSDSAKRGYVGIHSSGFRDFLLKPELLRAIVDSGFEHPSEVQHECIPQAILGMDVICQAKSGMGKTAVFVLSSLQQIEPVAGQVAALVLCHTRELAYQICHEFERFSTYLPDIRVAVFYGGVNIRIHKDMLKNECPHIVVGTPGRILALARDKDLGLKNVRHFILDECDKMLESLDMRRDVQEIFKMTPHDKQVMMFSATLSKEIRPVCKKFMQEPMEIYVDDETKLTLHGLVQHYILLKEAEKNRKLNDLLDALDFNQVVIFVKSVTRAAELNKLLTECNFPSICIHSGMAQEERLKRYKNFKEGQSRILVATDLVGRGIDIERVNIVINYDMPDSADTYLHRVGRAGRFGTKGLAITFVSSASDSDVLNQVQSRFEVDIKELPEQIDTSTYMPS, from the exons ATGGGTGAAGTGAAGGACAACGAGTACGAGGAAGAGCTAGTGGACTTCGAAGACGATGACCCTAAAGCCCTCGACTCCGCCTCTGCCAAACCTGTTTCTGATTCTGCCAAGAG GGGCTATGTTGGGATTCACAGTTCTGGATTCAGAGACTTCCTGTTGAAACCAGAGCTTCTTCGAGCTATTGTGGATTCAGGATTTGAACATCCATCCGAAG TGCAACATGAGTGCATACCACAAGCTATATTAGGAATGGATGTCATCTGTCAAGCGAAATCTGGGATGGGGAAAACTGCTGTCTTTGTTCTATCCAGTCTTCAGCAGATTGAACCTGTTGCTGGTCAAGTTGCTGCTCTTGTTCTTTGCCACACAAGAGAACTAGCTTATCAG ATCTGTCATGAATTTGAGAGGTTCAGTACCTATTTGCCTGATATAAGGGTTGCTGTCTTCTATGGTGGTGTCAATATCAGGATTCACAAGGATATGCTGAAAAATGAATGTCCTCATATTGTTGTTGGAACACCTGGAAGAATATTGGCTCTGGCAAGGGATAAAGATCTTGGATTGAAGAATGTGAGGCATTTTATTCTTGATGAGTGTGATAAGATGCTAGAATCACTGG ACATGAGGAGAGATGTGCAGGAGATCTTCAAGATGACTCCTCATGACAAGCAAGTTATGATGTTTTCAGCAACTCTCAGTAAAGAGATCCGCCCTGTTTGCAAAAAATTCATGCAAGAG CCAATGgaaatttatgttgatgatgAGACCAAGTTGACTCTTCATGGTCTTGTACAG CACTACATTTTATTGAAGGAGGCAGAGAAAAACCGCAAATTGAATGATCTTCTTGACGCATTGGACTTCAATCAGGTTGTCATTTTTGTTAAGAGTGTGACCAGAGCTGCTGAGCTGAACAAGTTACTTACCGAGTGTAACTTCCCCTCTATCTGTATCCATTCAGGAATGGCACAGGAGGAGAG GTTGAAACGTTATAAGAATTTCAAGGAGGGACAATCAAGAATTCTTGTGGCAACAGATTTGGTAGGAAGGGGGATTGATATAGAGCGGGTTAACATAGTCATCAACTATGATATGCCAGATTCTGCCGATACATACCTGCACAGG GTGGGCAGGGCTGGTAGATTTGGGACTAAGGGGCTTGCAATTACATTTGTCTCATCTGCATCTGACTCCGATGTTCTTAATCAG GTTCAGTCAAGGTTCGAGGTGGACATAAAGGAGCTTCCTGAGCAAATTGATACTTCAACTTACA TGCCATCATGA
- the LOC126725672 gene encoding DEAD-box ATP-dependent RNA helicase 15-like isoform X2 produces MDVICQAKSGMGKTAVFVLSSLQQIEPVAGQVAALVLCHTRELAYQICHEFERFSTYLPDIRVAVFYGGVNIRIHKDMLKNECPHIVVGTPGRILALARDKDLGLKNVRHFILDECDKMLESLDMRRDVQEIFKMTPHDKQVMMFSATLSKEIRPVCKKFMQEPMEIYVDDETKLTLHGLVQHYILLKEAEKNRKLNDLLDALDFNQVVIFVKSVTRAAELNKLLTECNFPSICIHSGMAQEERLKRYKNFKEGQSRILVATDLVGRGIDIERVNIVINYDMPDSADTYLHRVGRAGRFGTKGLAITFVSSASDSDVLNQVQSRFEVDIKELPEQIDTSTYMPS; encoded by the exons ATGGATGTCATCTGTCAAGCGAAATCTGGGATGGGGAAAACTGCTGTCTTTGTTCTATCCAGTCTTCAGCAGATTGAACCTGTTGCTGGTCAAGTTGCTGCTCTTGTTCTTTGCCACACAAGAGAACTAGCTTATCAG ATCTGTCATGAATTTGAGAGGTTCAGTACCTATTTGCCTGATATAAGGGTTGCTGTCTTCTATGGTGGTGTCAATATCAGGATTCACAAGGATATGCTGAAAAATGAATGTCCTCATATTGTTGTTGGAACACCTGGAAGAATATTGGCTCTGGCAAGGGATAAAGATCTTGGATTGAAGAATGTGAGGCATTTTATTCTTGATGAGTGTGATAAGATGCTAGAATCACTGG ACATGAGGAGAGATGTGCAGGAGATCTTCAAGATGACTCCTCATGACAAGCAAGTTATGATGTTTTCAGCAACTCTCAGTAAAGAGATCCGCCCTGTTTGCAAAAAATTCATGCAAGAG CCAATGgaaatttatgttgatgatgAGACCAAGTTGACTCTTCATGGTCTTGTACAG CACTACATTTTATTGAAGGAGGCAGAGAAAAACCGCAAATTGAATGATCTTCTTGACGCATTGGACTTCAATCAGGTTGTCATTTTTGTTAAGAGTGTGACCAGAGCTGCTGAGCTGAACAAGTTACTTACCGAGTGTAACTTCCCCTCTATCTGTATCCATTCAGGAATGGCACAGGAGGAGAG GTTGAAACGTTATAAGAATTTCAAGGAGGGACAATCAAGAATTCTTGTGGCAACAGATTTGGTAGGAAGGGGGATTGATATAGAGCGGGTTAACATAGTCATCAACTATGATATGCCAGATTCTGCCGATACATACCTGCACAGG GTGGGCAGGGCTGGTAGATTTGGGACTAAGGGGCTTGCAATTACATTTGTCTCATCTGCATCTGACTCCGATGTTCTTAATCAG GTTCAGTCAAGGTTCGAGGTGGACATAAAGGAGCTTCCTGAGCAAATTGATACTTCAACTTACA TGCCATCATGA